The genomic DNA gtgtgtatgtatcttccacctgtgtgtgtatgtatcttccacctgtgtgtgtatgtatcctccacctgtgtgtaTGTATCACCCACCTGTGTgtatcttccacctgtgtgtgtgtgtatcttccacctgtgtgtgtgtgtatcttccacctgtgtgtgtgtatcttccacctgtgtgtgtatgtatcttccacctgtgtgtgtatgtatcctccacctgtgtgtaTGTATCACCCACCTGTGTgtatcttccacctgtgtgtgtgtgtatcttccacctgtgtgtgtgtatcttccacctgtgtgtgtgtatcttccacctgtgtgtgtatgtatcttccacctgtgtgtgtatgtatcttccacctgtgtgtgtatgtatcctccacctgtgtgtgtgtatcttccacctgtgtgtgtatgtatcttccacctgtgtgtgtgtgtaccttccacctgtgtgtgtatgtatcctccacctgtgtgtgtatgtatcctccacctgtgtgtgtatgtatcctccacctgtgtgtgtatgtatcttccacctgtgtgtgtatgtatcctccatctgtgtgtgtgtgtatcctccacctgtgtgtgtatgtatcctccacctgtgtgtgtgtgtatcttccacctgtgtgtgtatgtatcctccacctgtgtgtgtatgtatcctccacctgtgtgtgtatatatcctccacctgtgtgtgtatgtatcctccacctgtgtgtgtatgtatcctccacctgtgtgtgtatgtatcctccacctgtgtgtgtatgtatcctccacctgtgtgtgtatgtatcctccatctgtgtgtgtgtgcatcctccacctgtgtgtgtatgtatcctccacctgtgtgtgtatcttccacctgtgtgtgtatgtatcttccacctgtgtgtgtatgtatcttccacctgtgtgtgtgtgtatcttccacctgtgtgtgtgtgtatcctccatctgtgtgtttgtatcctccacctgtgtgtgtatgtatcctccacctgtgtgtgtgtgtgtgtatcttccacctgtgtgtgtatgtatcctccacctgtgtgtgtgtgtatcctccacctgtgtgtgtatgtatcctccacctgtgtgtgtatgtatcttccacctgtgtgtgtatgtatcctccacctgtgtgtgtatgtatcctccacctgtgtgtgtgtgtatcttccacctgtgtgtgtatgtatcctccacctgtgtgtgtgtgtatcctccacctgtgtgtgtgtgtatcctccacctgtgtgtgtatgtatcctccacctgtgtgtgtatgtatcttccacctgtgtgtgtatgtatcttccacctgtgtgtgtatgtatcctccacctgtgtgtaTGTATCACCCACCTGTGTgtatcttccacctgtgtgtgtgtgtatcttccacctgtgtgtgtgtgtatcttccacctgtgtgtgtgtatcttccacctgtgtgtgtatgtatcttccacctgtgtgtgtatgtatcctccacctgtgtgtaTGTATCACCCACCTGTGTgtatcttccacctgtgtgtgtgtgtatcttccacctgtgtgtgtgtatcttccacctgtgtgtgtgtatcttccacctgtgtgtgtatgtatcttccacctgtgtgtgtatgtatcttccacctgtgtgtgtatgtatcctccacctgtgtgtgtgtatcttccacctgtgtgtgtatgtatcttccacctgtgtgtgtgtgtaccttccacctgtgtgtgtatgtatcctccacctgtgtgtgtatgtatcctccacctgtgtgtgtatgtatcctccacctgtgtgtgtatgtatcttccacctgtgtgtgtatgtatcctccatctgtgtgtgtgtgtatcctccacctgtgtgtgtatgtatcctccacctgtgtgtgtgtgtatcttccacctgtgtgtgtatgtatcctccacctgtgtgtgtatgtatcctccacctgtgtgtgtatatatcctccacctgtgtgtgtatgtatcctccacctgtgtgtgtatgtatcctccacctgtgtgtgtatgtatcctccacctgtgtgtgtatgtatcctccacctgtgtgtgtatgtatcctccatctgtgtgtgtgtgcatcctccacctgtgtgtgtatgtatcctccacctgtgtgtgtatcttccacctgtgtgtgtatgtatcttccacctgtgtgtgtatgtatcttccacctgtgtgtgtgtgtatcttccacctgtgtgtgtgtgtatcctccatctgtgtgtttgtatcctccacctgtgtgtgtatgtatcctccacctgtgtgtgtgtgtgtgtatcttccacctgtgtgtgtatgtatcctccacctgtgtgtgtgtgtatcctccacctgtgtgtgtatgtatcctccacctgtgtgtgtatgtatcttccacctgtgtgtgtatgtatcctccacctgtgtgtgtatgtatcctccacctgtgtgtgtgtgtatcttccacctgtgtgtgtatgtatcctccacctgtgtgtgtgtgtatcctccacctgtgtgtgtgtgtatcctccacctgtgtgtgtatgtatcctccacctgtgtgtgtatgtatcttccacctgtgtgtgtatgtatcttccacctgtgtgtgtgtgtatcctccacctgtgtgtgtatgtatcctccacctgtgtgtgtatgtatcctccacctgtgtgtgtatgtatcctccacctgtgtgtgtatgtatcttccacctgtgtgtgtatgtatcctccacctgtgtgtatgtatcctccacctgtgtgtatgtatcctccacctgtgtgtgtgtgtgtatgtatcctccacctgtgtgtgtatgtatcttccacctgtgtgtgtatgtatcttccacctgtgtgtgtatgtatcttccacctgtgtgtgtgtgtatcctccacctgtgtgtgtatgtatcctccacctgtgtgtgtatgtatcctccacctgtgtgtgtatgtatcttccacctgtgtgtgtatgtatcctccacctgtgtgtatgtatcctccacctgtgtgtatgtatcctccacctgtgtgtgtatatatcctccacctgtgtgtgtatgtatcctccacctgtgtgtgtgtgtatcctccacctgtgtgtatgtatcctccacctgtgtgtgtatatatcctccacctgtgtgtgtatgtatcctccacctgtgtgtgtgtatcctccacctgtgtgtgtatgtatcctccacctgtgtgtgtatgtatcctccacctgtgtgtgtatgtatcctccacctgtgtgtgtatgtatcctccacctgtgtgtatgtatcctccacctgtgtgtgtatatatcctccacctgtgtgtatatatcctccacctgtgtgtatgtatcttccacctgtgtgtgtatgtatcctccacctgtgtgtatgtatcctccacctgtgtgtgtatatatcctccacctgtgtgtgtatgtatcttccacctgtgtgtgtatgtatcttccacctgtgtgtgtatgtatcctccacctgtgtgtatatatcctccacctgtgtgtatgtatcttccacctgtgtgtgtatgtatcctccacctgtgtgtatgtatcctccacctgtgtgtgtatgtatcttccacctgtgtgtgtatgtatcttccacctgtgtgtatgtatcctccacccgtgtgtgtatgtatcctccacctgtgtgtgtatgtatcttccacctgtgtgtgtatgtatcttccacctgtgtgtgtatgtatcctccacctgtgtgtgtatgtatcctccacctgtgtgtgtatgtatcttccacctgtgtgtatgtatcttccacctgtgtgtgtatgtatcctccacctgtgtgtgtatgtatcctccacctgtgtgtgtatgtatcttccacctgtgtgtatgtatcctccacccgtgtgtgtatgtatcttccacctgtgtgtgtgtcctccacctgtgtgtgtatgtatcctccacctgtgtgtgtatcctccacctgtgtgtgtatgtatcctccacctgtgtgtgtgtgtaccttccacctgtgtgtgtgtgtatcctccacctgtgtgtgtatcctccacctgtgtgtgtatgtatcttccacctgtgtgtgtgtatcctccacctgtgtgtgtatgtatcctccacctgtgtgtgtgtgtaccttccacctgtgtgtgtgtgtatcttccacctgtgtgtgtatgtatattccacctgtgtgtgtatgtatcctcctcctgtgtgtgtatgtatattccacctgtgtgtgtgtatcttccacctgtgtgtgtatgtatcctccacctgtgtgtatgtatcctcctcctgtgtgtgtatgtatattccACCTGTgtatcttccacctgtgtgtgtatgtatcctccacctgtgtgtgtgtgtatcctccacctgtgtgtgtatgtatcctccacctgtgtgtgtgtgtatcttccacctgtgtgtgtatgtatcttccacctgtgtgtgtatgtatcttccacctgtgtgtgtgtatcctccacctgtgtgtgtatgtatcctccacctgtgtgtgtgtgtatcctccacctgtgtgtgtgtgtgtatcttccacctgtgtgtgtatgtatcctccacctgtgtgtgtgtgtatcttccacctgtgtgtgtatgtatcctccacctgtgtgtgtatgtatcctccacctgtgtgtgtgtgtatcttccacctgtgtgtgtatgtatcctccacctgtgtgtgtatgtatcctccacctgtgtgtatgtatcctcctcctgtgtgtgtatgtatattccacctgtgtgtgtgtgtgtatcttccacctgtgtgtgtatgtatcctccacctgtgtgtgtgtgtatcttccacctgtgtgtgtgtgtgtgtgtgtatcttccacctgtgtgtgtatgtatcttccacctgtgtgtgtatgtatcttccacctgtgtgtgtatgtatcctccacctgtgtgtgtgtgtatcttccacctgtgtgtgtatgtatcctccacctgtgtgtgtgtgtgtgtgtatcttccacctgtgtgtgtatgtatcttccacctgtgtgtgtatgtatcctccacctgtgtgtgtgtgtatcttccacctgtgtgtgtatgtattctccacctgtgtgtgtgtgtatcttccacctgtgtgtgtgtgtgtgtgtgtgtgtgtgtgtgtgtgtgtgtgtgtgtgtgtgtgtgtgtgtgtgtgtgtgtgtgtgtgtgtgtgtgtgtgtgtgtgtatcttccacctgtgtgtgtgtgtatcttccacctgtgtgtgtgtgtatcttccacctgtgtgtgtgtgtgtgtgtgtgtgtgtgtgtgtgtgtgtgtgtgtgtgtgtgtgtatcttccacctgtgtgtgtatgtatcttccacctgtgtgtgtatgtatcttccacctgtgtgtgtatgtatcttccacctgtgtgtgtatgtatcctccacctgtgtgtgtgtgtatcttccacctgtgtgtgtatgtatcctccacctgtgtgtgtatgtatcctccacctgtgtgtgtatgcatcctccacctgtgtgtgtatgcatcctccacctgtgtgtgtgtgtatcctcctcctgtgtgtgtatgtatattccacctgtgtgtgtatgtatcctccacctgtgtgtgtatgtatcctccacctgtgtgtgtgtgtgtatgtatcctccacctgtgtgtgtgtgtgtatgtatcctccacctgtgtgtgtgtgtgtgtatgtatcctccacctgtgtgtgtgtgtgtgtatgtatcctccacctgtgtgtgtgtatcctccacctgtgtgtgtatgtatcctccacctgtgtgtgtatgtatcctccacctgtgtgtgtatgtatcctccacctgtgtgtgtatgtatcctccacctgtgtgtgtatgtatcttccacctgtgtgtgtgtgtatcttccacctgtgtgtgtatgtattacccacctgtgtgtgtgtgtatcttccacctgtgtgtgtatgtatcctccacctgtgtgtgtgtgtatcttccacctgtgtgtgtatgtatcatccacctgtgtgtgtgtgtgtatcttccacctgtgtgtgtatgtatcctccacctgtgtgtgtatgtatcctccacctgtgtgtgtgtgtatcttccacctgtgtgtgtatgtatcctccacctgtgtgtgtatcctccaaatgtgtgtgtatgtattacccacctatgtgtgtgtgtgtacccctcGCCTATCTCACCCACCCTAACTCCCTATAGATCGAAAGCCACAAGCTGTTGTTCCGTGATATGGCCAAGGCCCGGGTGGACCACGGGGCGGAGATCATTGTGACCCAGTCTCCGGAAATGGGCATGTCAGGGACTGTGTCCCCCCACCGCGACAGCCACCTGTCCTCCTCTGGCAGCATCAACTTGCTGGAGTCTCCACAGCTAGCCACTCTAGCTGAAGACGTCACCGCCGCCCTGGCCAAGCAGGGCTTGTGAGCGCCTTGACCCCCCCAGCCCAGGCACCAGATCTCTTGACCTtccccctgcctccagtccaccccAGCTCCGGACACCTtccccctgcctccagtccaccccAGCTCCGGACACCTtcccctgcctccagtccaccccAGCTCCGGACACCTtccccctgcctccagtccaccccAGCTCCGGACACCTtccccctgcctccagtccaccccAGCTCCGGACACCTTCCCCCGGCCTCCAGTCCACCCCAGCTCCGGACACCTtcccctgcctccagtccaccccAGCTCCGGACACCTtccccctgcctccagtccaccccAGCTCCGGACACCTtccccctgcctccagtccaccccAGCTCCGGACACCTtccccctgcctccagtccaccccAGCTCCGGACACCTtccccctgcctccagtccaccccAGCTCCGGACACCTTCCCCCGGCCTCCAGTCCTGAACCCCTCAACTTGCCTCAAGTTCAACCTGACCCCAAGCCTTGGACTCCCTCACTTGCTTCTAGTCCAGCCCAAGTTCCCTCATCATGACTCCACCCAGCCTCCAAtctccctccagtccacccccaGCCTCGGGTATCAAACAGCCCACACAAATCTCTGCCTCAACCCTGCCTCAACTCCACCCTGCCTCAACCTCACTCTGCCTCAACCCCACTCTGCCCCCCGGAAACCTTCTCTGTGCCTCCATCCAGCCTCTATCCTTCCCTGCTACCTGCCATGCGGTCCATCTCAAACACCCTCACCCCACCATGCCTCCCATCCATCCCAGGCCATGGACACCCTCACCCCACCATGCCCCCCATGCATCCCAGGCCATGGACACCCTGACTCCATCCTGCCTTCTGTCTATTCCAGGCCCTGAACACCCTGAACCCACCCTGCCTTCCGTCCATTCCAGGCCCTGAACACCCTGAACCCACCCTGCCGTCCGTCCATTCCAGGCCCTGGACACCCTGAACCAaccctgcctccagtccattACAGGCCCTGAACACCCTGAACCCaccctgcctccagtccattACAGGCCCTGAACACCCTGAACCCATCCTGCCTCCAGTCCATTACAGGCCCTGAACATCGTGAACCCAACCTGTCTCCCGTCCATCCCAGGCCCTGGACACCCTCTTCCCATCTTGCCTTCAGTTCAACCACCCAGGCTCCCTCACCCTGTCCCAGGCCTCCTGTCAACCCCAGCCCAGATGCCCAGACACCTCCCCATCCTGCAGCAGCTTCATACTCACCGCCTGATGGAGCTGCCTACCCCACCCTATGTCAACAAGACAAATTAAGAAAAAACAACAACCCTTATGGAACTAGAGACTATTTAGAAAGTACTTTTGGTCAATTGTTTGTTGATATTTCCATTCCAAGTACTTGTACTTTTTTTCTCCATCTTTTATCTGGTGTATTTTTTTTAATGCTGCGTAAAGATAGATTGATAGTGTCCAAGCACTGACTCAAGATCAGCTGTAGCTCTTTGCACAACATAATCTGGGTATGGGCCAGGTATAGGGTGGGCTGGTCTCTGTTCAGTTCTTAGGAGCAGCCTTTTCTTACACTAAGTAGGAAGCCACGTGGCCATGCCCATACAGTACTCTACCCATGCCAATGCCGCCAGCACGTCTTGTTTTGCTCAGTAAAGTGCATGGACGCCAGACTCAACATTTACCATACATCAAGCATCCTTGCAGCTAGTCCCAGATccaatatataataaatatataaacagTATATTGAAAATATGTATAAATATACCAGCTCTTTGTCTTCAACAACATCTCTTCGAAAAACAATTTAAAAAAGTGATTAGTCCTATAAGTATCTTATACCTGAAAAATGGCATTATTTCAATAACTAGAT from Oncorhynchus keta strain PuntledgeMale-10-30-2019 chromosome 7, Oket_V2, whole genome shotgun sequence includes the following:
- the LOC127931132 gene encoding filaggrin-2-like isoform X2 — protein: MEDTHTHRWKIHTHTGGRYIHTQVEDTYTHRWKIHTQVEDTYTHRWRMHTHTDGGYIHTQVEDTYTHRWRIHTHTGGGYIHTQVEDTYTHRWRIYTHTGGGYIHTQVEDTYTHRWKIHTHTGGGYIHTQVEDTHTHRWRIHTHTGGRYIHTQVEDTYTHRWRIHTHTGGGYIHTQVEGTHTHRWKIHTHTGGRYTHTGGGYIHTQVEDTYTHRWKIHTHTGGRYTHTGGRYTHTGGRYTHTQVEDTHRWVIHTHRWRIHTHTGGRYIHTQVEDTHTQVEDTHTHRWKIHTHTGGRYTQVGDTYTQVEDTYTHRWKIHTHTGGRYIHTQVEDTYTHRWRIHTHTGGGYTHTQVEDTYTHRWKIHTHTGGGYIHTQVEDTYTHRWKIHTHTGGGYIHTQVEDTHTHRWRIHTHTGGRYTHTHTGGGYIHTQVEDTNTQMEDTHTHRWKIHTHTGGRYIHTQVEDTYTHRWKIHTQVEDTYTHRWRMHTHTDGGYIHTQVEDTYTHRWRIHTHTGGGYIHTQVEDTYTHRWRIYTHTGGGYIHTQVEDTYTHRWKIHTHTGGGYIHTQVEDTHTHRWRIHTHTGGRYIHTQVEDTYTHRWRIHTHTGGGYIHTQVEGTHTHRWKIHTHTGGRYTHTGGGYIHTQVEDTYTHRWKIHTHTGGRYTHTGGRYTHTGGRYTHTQVEDTHRWVIHTHRWRIHTHTGGRYIHTQVEDTHTQVEDTHTHRWKIHTHTGGRYTQVGDTYTQVEDTYTHRWKIHTHTGGRYIHTQVEDTHRWVIHTHRWRIHTHTGGRYTHTQVEDTYTHRWKIHTHTGGGYIHTQVEDTYTHRWKIHTHTGGRYTHTQVEDTHTHRWKIHTHTGGRYTQMGDTYTQVEDTYTHRWKIHTHTGGRYIHTQVEDTYTHRWKIHTGG
- the LOC127931132 gene encoding filaggrin-2-like isoform X1, producing the protein MHTHTGGGYIHTQVEDTYTHRWKIHTHTGGGYIHTQVEDTYTHRWKIHTHTHTGGGYIHTQVEDTHTHRWRIHTHTGGRYIHTQVEDTYTHRWKIHTHTHTQVEDTHTHRWRIHTHTGGRYTHTHRWNIHTHTGGGYIHTGGGYIHTQVEDTYTHRWKIHTHTGGGYIHTQVEDTYTHRWKIHTHTGGGYIHTQVEDTHTHTGGGYTHTQVEDTYTHRWRIHTHRWKIHTHTGGRYIHTQVEDTHTHRWRIHTHTGGGYTHTQVEDTYTHRWKIHRWNIHTHTGGGYIHTGGGYIHTQVEDTHTQVEYTYTHRRRIHTHTGGIYIHTQVEDTHTHRWKVHTHTGGGYIHTQVEDTHTQVEDTYTHRWRIHTQVEDTHTHRWKVHTHTGGGYIHTQVEDTHTGGGYIHTQVEDTHTGGRYIHTRVEDTYTQVEDTYTHRWRIHTHTGGGYIHTQVEDTYTQVEDTYTHRWRIHTHTGGGYIHTQVEDTYTHRWKIHTHTGGGYIHTRVEDTYTQVEDTYTHRWKIHTHTGGGYIHTGGGYIHTQVEDTYTQVEDIYTQVEDIYTHRWRIHTHRWRIHTHRWRIHTHTGGRYIHTQVEDTYTHRWRIHTHTGGGYTHTQVEDTYTHRWKIHTHTGGRYIHTQVEDTYTHTHRWRIHTHRWRIHTHRWRIHTHTGGRYIHTQVEDTYTHRWRIHTHTGGGYIHTQVEDTHTHRWKIHTHTGGRYIHTQVEDTYTHRWRIHTHTGGGYTHTQVEDTYTHRWKIHTHTGGGYIHTQVEDTYTHRWKIHTHTGGGYIHTQVEDTHTHRWRIHTHTGGRYTHTHTGGGYIHTQVEDTNTQMEDTHTHRWKIHTHTGGRYIHTQVEDTYTHRWKIHTQVEDTYTHRWRMHTHTDGGYIHTQVEDTYTHRWRIHTHTGGGYIHTQVEDTYTHRWRIYTHTGGGYIHTQVEDTYTHRWKIHTHTGGGYIHTQVEDTHTHRWRIHTHTGGRYIHTQVEDTYTHRWRIHTHTGGGYIHTQVEGTHTHRWKIHTHTGGRYTHTGGGYIHTQVEDTYTHRWKIHTHTGGRYTHTGGRYTHTGGRYTHTQVEDTHRWVIHTHRWRIHTHTGGRYIHTQVEDTHTQVEDTHTHRWKIHTHTGGRYTQVGDTYTQVEDTYTHRWKIHTHTGGRYIHTQVEDTYTHRWRIHTHTGGGYTHTQVEDTYTHRWKIHTHTGGGYIHTQVEDTYTHRWKIHTHTGGGYIHTQVEDTHTHRWRIHTHTGGRYTHTHTGGGYIHTQVEDTNTQMEDTHTHRWKIHTHTGGRYIHTQVEDTYTHRWKIHTQVEDTYTHRWRMHTHTDGGYIHTQVEDTYTHRWRIHTHTGGGYIHTQVEDTYTHRWRIYTHTGGGYIHTQVEDTYTHRWKIHTHTGGGYIHTQVEDTHTHRWRIHTHTGGRYIHTQVEDTYTHRWRIHTHTGGGYIHTQVEGTHTHRWKIHTHTGGRYTHTGGGYIHTQVEDTYTHRWKIHTHTGGRYTHTGGRYTHTGGRYTHTQVEDTHRWVIHTHRWRIHTHTGGRYIHTQVEDTHTQVEDTHTHRWKIHTHTGGRYTQVGDTYTQVEDTYTHRWKIHTHTGGRYIHTQVEDTHRWVIHTHRWRIHTHTGGRYTHTQVEDTYTHRWKIHTHTGGGYIHTQVEDTYTHRWKIHTHTGGRYTHTQVEDTHTHRWKIHTHTGGRYTQMGDTYTQVEDTYTHRWKIHTHTGGRYIHTQVEDTYTHRWKIHTGG
- the LOC127931132 gene encoding filaggrin-2-like isoform X3, with translation MEDTHTHRWKIHTHTGGRYIHTQVEDTYTHRWKIHTQVEDTYTHRWRMHTHTDGGYIHTQVEDTYTHRWRIHTHTGGGYIHTQVEDTYTHRWRIYTHTGGGYIHTQVEDTYTHRWKIHTHTGGGYIHTQVEDTHTHRWRIHTHTGGRYIHTQVEDTYTHRWRIHTHTGGGYIHTQVEGTHTHRWKIHTHTGGRYTHTGGGYIHTQVEDTYTHRWKIHTHTGGRYTHTGGRYTHTGGRYTHTQVEDTHRWVIHTHRWRIHTHTGGRYIHTQVEDTHTQVEDTHTHRWKIHTHTGGRYTQVGDTYTQVEDTYTHRWKIHTHTGGRYIHTQVEDTHRWVIHTHRWRIHTHTGGRYTHTQVEDTYTHRWKIHTHTGGGYIHTQVEDTYTHRWKIHTHTGGRYTHTQVEDTHTHRWKIHTHTGGRYTQMGDTYTQVEDTYTHRWKIHTHTGGRYIHTQVEDTYTHRWKIHTGG